ATGAACGGGTACAGTGGGCGCTGACCAAAGCCGCACTGTGGGGGGAAACCAAAGATAAACTGCACCAGAGCGGGTACTCCCTGTCTGGCGGCCAGCAGCAGCGTCTGTGTATCGCCCGCGGGATAGCCATCCGCCCGGAGGTGCTGCTGCTGGATGAGCCCTGCTCGGCGCTGGATCCTATCTCTACCGGGCGCATTGAGGAGCTGATCACCGAGCTGAAGCAGGACTATACGGTGGTTATCGTGACCCACAATATGCAGCAGGCGGCCCGCTGCTCTGATCACACCGCGTTTATGTACCTGGGCGAGCTGGTGGAATACAGCAGCACGGATGAGCTGTTCACCCGGCCGAAGATGAAACAGACCGAAGATTATATTACCGGCCGCTACGGCTGATGCGGCGGATATCAGGAGAGCACAATGGACAATCTGAACCTTAATAAACATATCTCCGGCCAGTTCAACGCCGAGCTGGAGTATATCCGCACCCAGGTGATGACCATGGGGGGGCTGGTAGAGCAGCAACTGTCTGACGCGATCACCGCGATGCACAACCAGGACCGCGAGCTGGCGCAGCGGGTGGTGGAGGGGGATCAGCGGGTGAATATGATGGAGGTGGCCATTGATGAAGCCTGCGTGCGTATCATTGCCAAACGCCAGCCCACCGCCAGCGATCTGCGCCTGGTGATGGCGATAATCAAAACCATTGCCGAGCTTGAGCGCATCGGCGATGTGGCGGATAAAATTTGCCGCACCGCGCTGGAGAAATTCTCCCGGCAGCACCAGCCGCTGCTGGTCAGCCTTGAATCCCTGGGGCGCCACACGGTACAGATGCTGCACGACGTGCTGGACGCCTTTGCCCGCATGGATATCGACGAAGCGGTGCGCATCTACCGGGAGGATAAAAAAGTGGATCAGGAGTACGAAGGGATCGTGCGCCAGCTGATGACCTATATGATGGAAGATCCGCGCACCATTCCCAGTGTGCTTACCGCCCTGTTCTGTGCGCGATCGATTGAGCGCATCGGGGATCGCTGCCAGAACATCTGTGAATATATTTTCTACTTCGTGAAGGGCCAGGATTTCCGCCATGTTGGCGGCGATGAGCTGGACAAACTGCTGGCGGGTAAAGATCCCAAAGCGTAATGCGCGTATTGCCAGCGCGCAGTTAGCGGCCCCGTCACTGTCCTGGCGGGGCCGCTGGCGTTTTAACGGGTGATATTCCAGCCCCGCGCGGCCCACAGGGCAGGGAGCTGGGCTAAATCCGTAAAGGTGGTTACCCGGGGGTGGTCGATGGGCTTATTGTGGGGATCGGCACAGAAGTAAAACACCTCCATACCTGCGGCGATACCGGCCTGCGCCCCGGCCATGGAGTCGTCCACCAGAATGGCCTGCGCCGGGTCGACGTTCATTTCCCGGGCGGCGTGAAACATAATCGCCGGGTCCGGCTTCCAGCACTGGATGTCATAGCCGCTGTACAGGCGATCGGCAAAGTGCCCCAGCATGCCGGTTTTTCCCAGCGAATGCTGCATTTTGCTGACCGGGCCGTTAGAGACGATGCACATCGGCAGGGTGATGCGCCCGACCAGGCTTTGCGCGCCGGGGATCTCCTGAAGCTCGCTGTCGAACAGGCGGGCAACCTCCGCGCGGTAGGTGGGCTCCAGCTGCTCCCGGGTCAGATGGGTGCCGTGCTCTTCGTTAATGGTGTCGATGATTTCATAGAGCTTAATACCCTTGAAGCGTTTAAAAACCTCGTCGAGGTCGAGGGTGATCCCCGCTTCGGCAAACATATGCACATAGGCTTTAGAACAGATGACTTCACTGTCTACCAGCGTGCCATCACAATCAAAAAATACAGCCTCAATTTGGGACATGCGGTTTCCTGTTTATGTAAGTTGAACGTTTACTGTGACTGCTCCCCGCCCTGTCGGGCGAGGCTTCCCACTTCTTAGGCCGCAACCGTCTGTGTGACGGATTTACGCTGGCCTCCATGGGCAGAAACGACGAGTCCCGCCGCTTGTAATTCCAGTATGCCCTTGCGTTCGATGTTAAGCGCCGCGTTGATATCACGGTCATGTTCAACTCCACACTCCGGGCACTGCCATATACGCTTATGTAATGGCATTTCCGACATTTTGTGGCCGCAACAATGGCAGGTTTTCGAACTGGCAAACCATTGATCCAGCTTCACCAGATGCACGCCTTTCTCTGCTGCCTTGTATTCCAGTTTTGTAATGAACCCAGCCCATCCCGCATCGCCTATCGCACGAGCCAGATGGTGGTTTTTCATCATATTTGCCGCTTTCAGCGTCTCGACAATTACCGCTTGGTTTTCGTCAACAATTGCGCGAGATAACTTGTGCTGAAAATCGGCACGGGCATTGGCTACCCGTTCGTGAACTACCGCCAGTTGTATTCGGGCTTTACATCTGTTAGCGCTTCCCTTTTTCTTACGGGAAAGGGCCTTTTGCTTGCGGCGAAGATTGTGGCTGGCGTTGATAAGGTGGCGCGGATTGGCAATCTTATTGCCATCCGATTTGATAGCAAAATGCGCGAGCCCCATATCCAGCCCCGTTACGTTTGATATCAGTGCCGGCTTCTCTGGTGCTTCCATTCTGTCATCACAGAGCAGCGAGGCGTAGTATTTACCTGTTGTGCTGCGGCTCAGTGTGATACTTTTCAGCGTTCCCGTAATTTCACGATGTAAACGCGCTTCAATCGGTGCGATTTTCGGGATTTTTATCGCGCCATCAATGACTTTGATTCCGACACAATGATAGCTGGATTGTTTCCCGTGCTTACTTTTAAACGTGGGAAAACGGGCTTTCAATTGCGGATTGAAAAAGTTGGAGAAAGCCACGTCAAGGTTAATCACCGCCTGCTGCAACGCAATAGAATCATACTCTTTTAGCCATCCATATCTGCGGGATTTTTTCGCCACTGCAAGCAGTGGCTTGAGGTCTTTACGCGGGTTTAAATTTACGCGGTGCCGCTGGTAAACGTGTTTCTTGATATGCAGAGCTTTGTTGTACGCGAAACGAACCGCACCAAACTGAGCATTGAGATATTCAGTCTGTTCTGGTGTCGGGTAGATGCGTACTTTCGTTGCTCTTAACATAATCAGCGCTCATTGATATAATTCTTTAATTTTAACATGTTAGGTTAATATATCAATTGAGTAATCATGATGATTTACTGGAGGGATTCCTCCGCAAGCGGCACAGTGTCAGTAAACTGGTCGTGCATCTGATCTTTACGACAAAGTATCGACGCAAGCTATTTGACGGACAGATGATCGCTCAACTGCGTGACGCATTTGGCTCCGCTGCGACAAAACTTGAATGCGAAATTATTGAGGTGGACGGAGAGCCTGACTATGTGCATCTGCTGGTTGCTTACCCGCCCAAACTGGCGGTCAGTGTGATGGTCAACAATCTGAAATCAGTATCGTCGCGCCTGCTGCGGCAGCAAAACACACATTTACGGATGCAAAGTAAAACGGGGCTTTTGTGGTCGAGATCGTACTTTGTCTGTAGCACCGGAGGGGCAACGATTGAAACGCTCAGAGCCTACGTTCAGAGTCAGTCAACGCCTGATTGATCTGCGGGCTTTTCGCCTTATATCCCCGCCCGCATTGGGCGAGGGTTTACGGCGTTTTTGCTGCACGCAATCGATGCCGTAGCGGCAATTTCCATGAAAAAATGGCTGTTTACCCTGCCTGTCTGGCATTTTTTGCTATAGGATAGCGGCAAAAACCTCCCTTTGTCCGGAAAATGAGAATGAGCCAACAGACAGACACCCCGGCCAGCCACGGGCTCCTTGAGCGCACGTTCAGGCTTCGCGAGCACGGCACAACCATACGTACTGAGATTATCGCCGGGTTCACCACCTTTTTAACCATGGTCTATATCGTATTTGTGAACCCGCAAATCCTCGGGATTGCCGGTATGGACACCCAGGCGGTATTCGTGACCACCTGTCTGATTGCCGCAGCAGGCAGCATTCTGATGGGTGTGATTGCTAACTTACCGGTAGCGCTGGCCCCGGCAATGGGGCTGAATGCGTTCTTCGCCTTTGTGGTGGTCGGGGCAATGGGGCTCTCCTGGCAGATGGGCATGGGGGCCATTTTCTGGGGCGCCGTTGGCCTGTTTTTGCTGACGGTTTTCCGGATCCGCTACTGGATGATTGCCAATATCCCTCTGGGCCTGCGGGTTGGGATCACCAGCGGTATCGGGCTGTTTATCGGCATGATGGGGCTGAAAAACGCCGGTGTCATCGTCGCCAATAAAGACACCCTGGTTGCCGTGGGCAATCTCACCGACCACAGCGTGCTGCTGGGGGTTCTGGGCTTTTTTATCATTGCCATTCTCGCCTCGCGCAATATCCATGCGGCGGTACTGATCTCCATTGTGGTTACCACCCTGCTGGGCTGGGCGCTGGGCGACGTGCATTATAACGGGATCGTCTCTGCGCCGCCGAGCATTGCGCCGGTATTTGGCCAGGTCGATCTGGCGGGCTCGTTTAATCTGGGGCTGGCCGGGGTTATCTTCTCGTTTATGCTGGTTAACCTGTTCGACTCCTCCGGCACCCTGATTGGGGTAACCGATAAAGCGGGCCTGACCGATGAATCCGGTAAATTTCCGCGTATGCAGCAGGCGCTGTTTGTGGACAGCACCTCGTCGGTGGCCGGGGCGTTTATCGGCACCTCTTCGGTCACGGCGTATATTGAGTCCACTTCCGGGGTGTCGATTGGCGGGCGCACCGGGCTTACGGCGGTGGTTACCGGCTTGCTGTTCCTGCTGGTGATTTTCCTCTCTCCGCTGGCGGGGATGGTACCGGGCTATGCGGCCGCAGGGGCGCTGATTTATGTGGGCGTGCTGATGACCTCAAGCCTTGCCCGGGTGCAGTGGAACGACTTAACCGAAGCCGTACCGGCGTTTATTACCGCCGTGATGATGCCGTTCACCTTCTCGATTACCGAGGGGATCGCTCTGGGCTTTATTTCCTACTGCGTGATGAAAATCGGCACTGGCCGCCTGCGGGAGCTGAGCCCGTGCGTGGTGATTGTGGCGCTGCTGTTTATTCTGAAAATCGTATTTATTGACGGCCACTAAGGGCTCAGGCCACCAGCCGCCCGGGCTGGTGGCCTGCTGATCAGAAGTATTTCAGCCAGCGGCTACGCGGCCTGCTGGCTTTGAAGTTGGCGAATGTCTGAACCGGCTTTAACAGCAGCAGCGTCAGGATGAGCGTCATCATCCAGATCCTTCCCGGATGGTCCACCCCGTAAACATCTCCCTGGTTATGGCCCCAGAGCATAACCGCGCCCGCATAGAGCACCTTCAGGATATACAGATGCAGCAGGTAGAAGAACAGCGGTGCCGCGCCAAAGCAGGCGAGGTAGACCAGGTTCGGATCCTGCGGGTCGCTATCAAATGCGGCCAGGAGCAGGAACGCCACCCCGAGAGTCAGGCTACATAAGGCCAGGGAAGGGGGAATAGTGGTGAGGCTGAAGATACCCATCAGCGTTTCGCCCGGGTTTGCGCCACTGTGCCAGGGGGCGTCACCGTAGCCGTTAACCAGGCGCAGGGCGAAAAATACCGCCACCAGCACCAGGCCACTGCGGATAAGGTATTTGCGGCGTGTCTCCCGGGGGAGTGTGGTGAACCAGGGGCCAAGGCAGAAGCCCAGCGCCATGATGCCCGGCCAGGGGAGAAGCGGGTAAGCGATGTGTATCCGCAGGTGGTCACGGAGCGTTATCCAGCCGCCCTCGTGGAGTAGCGACCAGAGCGCCCCCGGGGCTGCGTGAAGGTGGCTCAGCAGGTTATGGCCACCGATCATAATTAATGCCAGTACCAGCCATACCCGGCGCGGCAGAAACAGCAGCACGCTCATTATCACCATACTCAGGCCCGTGGCCCAGAGCACCTGCAGGGTGATTTCCCGGGGCGGGAGGGCAAAGCTCCAGGCAGCATTGACCAGGGTGATATCCAGCACCATCAGAAACAGGCCGCGTGTGAATAAGTACCCGGCAGTCTGGCGGAGGCTGCCGGTTTTCTGGTGGTACAGGGCGGCAGAGAGCCCGGTTAACAGGACAAATACCGGGGCACACAGATACGCCAGCGCGTGGATGATAAACAGGCCCACAGAGGTGGTGGCGGGCGTCATCGGGTCGCTGAGCGGCATATGCTGGTAGAAAGTCTCACGTACGTGGTCAAGCAGCATCAGCAGCATGACCACGCCGCGCAATGCATCAACGGCAATCAGGCGCCGGGTAACCGGTGTGCTGGCACCCGGGGAAAACGCAGGAGGCATAATAGAGTCCGTGCTAAAAAGGGGATAAGAAAATAAATCTGAACGGTGGCCCGTAAATCAGCAGGTTACTGTGCGGGCGACCCCGCACAGTAGTATAGCGGTATTAATCTCTGACGCGCTGAATATAAGCAGCAAAGGCGGTGAGCTGGCCGGTCAGGTGGTCCAGGGTGCCCTGATCAACCACCACACCACGCTGGGTATCGACCTTATTCTGGATAACACCCCCCATAAACTCCGGCTTGTTCATCACCATCGCATCGAGGAAGACCAGGATCTGGCGCAGATGATACTGGCAGCGGGCGCCGCCAATGGCCCCCATGGAACTGGTCTGGATAAGTACCGGTTTACCGGCCAGGGGCTGATCCGGCAGACGGGAGAGCCAGTCAATGGCGTTTTTCAGCCCGCCCGGCACGGAGTAGTTATATTCCGGTGTCACGATAACCACACCGTCAGCGGCGCGGATCTGATCGGCCAGTGCGGTTACCGCTGCCGGAACGCCCTCATCCTGCTGCAGATCCGCGTCATAAAGCGGAATATCCCGAATCGAGGGCAGCGCTGAAACCTGCATTCCTGCCGGGGCAATCTGGGGTAAGGTTCTGGCAACCATGCCATTAAATGAGTCTTTGCGCAGACTACCCAGTAATGTGGCTACGCGTAACGTTTCAGACATAGAGACTCCTTGGTTGAAATCGCCGTTAAGTCATCGCTGGGGCACCTTCACTGCTGGCGTTGGGGATTTTGCGGTTATGCCAGTGGATCAGGGGGCCAGCGCTTTCTCTGTCGGCATGCTGGAAAAGCGCATTATCCGGCCTTCAGGGCTACGTAATCGCGCCTGAACATCAGGCAGATTACGCCAGCCGTGGCGATTATCAAACTCCCAGAGTGTTAATGCGTCGATAAGGCTGGTGGTGCTGACCGCCCACACCAGCACATCTTCAATGTCGCAGACCGCTTCAATACCCGGTACATAGCTGGCCCGCAGGCGCCCGGCCCCGGGGAACAGGCGGATATCGCTTCCGGCGCTGGCGCTACAGCCGGTGAGCTTATTGATACTGCAGCGCAGGGTCTCCAGCTGTAACCGCGCCTCCTGAGGATCGCGCTGATTGTTAATCCAGGTATTCTCGCTACTGCTGAACGGGTTACTGGTTGCGTCTGGCTGGTGGGCCAGCCGCCGGGAGGGGCGCTGAATAGCGATATCCAGCCCGCAGCGGCCACTGGGGGTTAAGGCGATACCGACAATATTCCCGGCGTAAGAGATGGAAAAGTCCGGCAGGGAGGGATCGGCAAAGCAGGGGCGACCGTGCTGATCGCTGATAATGTCAGGGAGTTTGCTGGTGCCATACAGCATGAACATCAGCTCCGCCAGCAGGGCGCGTGAGGCGATATACCGGGTGCTGCGGTGCTCAGGAAGGCTGCGGGCAAACTGGTGAACAGAGGCGGGGAGCCGTACTGAAGTCAGATTGTTGGGGTTAATAATTCCCCGTGCAAAATATGTCGCCATGTTGTCCTCCATGAATATGACTACTGCTTGCAAGATCCTCTGACGCTAACCGAAACGCTCCATGTGTTAACGGCTCGCGGAAACGGCATCATACCCGGATTAGCCGCTTATTTTTACTGGTCAAATGCTTCCGCAGGCCGCTAAAGTGTAAAGATACTTTTATCTGTTTGTTTTTAATTGATTTATTGACTTGTGAGGCAGTTCGCAAAATAGGCAAACAGTTTAATAACAATGATGTGTTGTTGTAACTGAATCGCCGATCAGTGGTGAATTATAGATAGCGGTAGCGAAATGTTGCAAATATGTGACGGTGAATTGTGGGGGGCAGGCCCCCCACAACCGGTTACTTCCCGATGCAAAAGCTGGAGAAAATCCGCCCCAGCAGATCGTCAGAGGTGAATGCGCCGGTGATCTCGCTCAGCGCCTGCTGGGCCTGGCGTAAGTCCTCTGCCAGCAGCTCCCCGGCGCGGGCGCCGAGCAACTGGTCTTTGCCCTGTTGCAAATGAACCGCGGCCAGCTCCAGTGCCTGAAGGTGGCGGCGGCGGGCCAGAAA
This Shimwellia blattae DSM 4481 = NBRC 105725 DNA region includes the following protein-coding sequences:
- the pstB gene encoding phosphate ABC transporter ATP-binding protein PstB is translated as MSTVTTVPGKIQVRNLNFYYGKFHALKNINLDIAENEVTAFIGPSGCGKSTLLRTFNKMFALYPEQRAEGEILLDGENILTHAQDIALLRAKVGMVFQKPTPFPMSIYDNIAFGVRLFEKLSRTDMDERVQWALTKAALWGETKDKLHQSGYSLSGGQQQRLCIARGIAIRPEVLLLDEPCSALDPISTGRIEELITELKQDYTVVIVTHNMQQAARCSDHTAFMYLGELVEYSSTDELFTRPKMKQTEDYITGRYG
- the phoU gene encoding phosphate signaling complex protein PhoU, producing MDNLNLNKHISGQFNAELEYIRTQVMTMGGLVEQQLSDAITAMHNQDRELAQRVVEGDQRVNMMEVAIDEACVRIIAKRQPTASDLRLVMAIIKTIAELERIGDVADKICRTALEKFSRQHQPLLVSLESLGRHTVQMLHDVLDAFARMDIDEAVRIYREDKKVDQEYEGIVRQLMTYMMEDPRTIPSVLTALFCARSIERIGDRCQNICEYIFYFVKGQDFRHVGGDELDKLLAGKDPKA
- the yieH gene encoding 6-phosphogluconate phosphatase, with amino-acid sequence MSQIEAVFFDCDGTLVDSEVICSKAYVHMFAEAGITLDLDEVFKRFKGIKLYEIIDTINEEHGTHLTREQLEPTYRAEVARLFDSELQEIPGAQSLVGRITLPMCIVSNGPVSKMQHSLGKTGMLGHFADRLYSGYDIQCWKPDPAIMFHAAREMNVDPAQAILVDDSMAGAQAGIAAGMEVFYFCADPHNKPIDHPRVTTFTDLAQLPALWAARGWNITR
- a CDS encoding RNA-guided endonuclease InsQ/TnpB family protein → MLRATKVRIYPTPEQTEYLNAQFGAVRFAYNKALHIKKHVYQRHRVNLNPRKDLKPLLAVAKKSRRYGWLKEYDSIALQQAVINLDVAFSNFFNPQLKARFPTFKSKHGKQSSYHCVGIKVIDGAIKIPKIAPIEARLHREITGTLKSITLSRSTTGKYYASLLCDDRMEAPEKPALISNVTGLDMGLAHFAIKSDGNKIANPRHLINASHNLRRKQKALSRKKKGSANRCKARIQLAVVHERVANARADFQHKLSRAIVDENQAVIVETLKAANMMKNHHLARAIGDAGWAGFITKLEYKAAEKGVHLVKLDQWFASSKTCHCCGHKMSEMPLHKRIWQCPECGVEHDRDINAALNIERKGILELQAAGLVVSAHGGQRKSVTQTVAA
- the tnpA gene encoding IS200/IS605 family transposase; this translates as MSNHDDLLEGFLRKRHSVSKLVVHLIFTTKYRRKLFDGQMIAQLRDAFGSAATKLECEIIEVDGEPDYVHLLVAYPPKLAVSVMVNNLKSVSSRLLRQQNTHLRMQSKTGLLWSRSYFVCSTGGATIETLRAYVQSQSTPD
- a CDS encoding NCS2 family permease, which encodes MSQQTDTPASHGLLERTFRLREHGTTIRTEIIAGFTTFLTMVYIVFVNPQILGIAGMDTQAVFVTTCLIAAAGSILMGVIANLPVALAPAMGLNAFFAFVVVGAMGLSWQMGMGAIFWGAVGLFLLTVFRIRYWMIANIPLGLRVGITSGIGLFIGMMGLKNAGVIVANKDTLVAVGNLTDHSVLLGVLGFFIIAILASRNIHAAVLISIVVTTLLGWALGDVHYNGIVSAPPSIAPVFGQVDLAGSFNLGLAGVIFSFMLVNLFDSSGTLIGVTDKAGLTDESGKFPRMQQALFVDSTSSVAGAFIGTSSVTAYIESTSGVSIGGRTGLTAVVTGLLFLLVIFLSPLAGMVPGYAAAGALIYVGVLMTSSLARVQWNDLTEAVPAFITAVMMPFTFSITEGIALGFISYCVMKIGTGRLRELSPCVVIVALLFILKIVFIDGH
- a CDS encoding DUF1624 domain-containing protein, translating into MPPAFSPGASTPVTRRLIAVDALRGVVMLLMLLDHVRETFYQHMPLSDPMTPATTSVGLFIIHALAYLCAPVFVLLTGLSAALYHQKTGSLRQTAGYLFTRGLFLMVLDITLVNAAWSFALPPREITLQVLWATGLSMVIMSVLLFLPRRVWLVLALIMIGGHNLLSHLHAAPGALWSLLHEGGWITLRDHLRIHIAYPLLPWPGIMALGFCLGPWFTTLPRETRRKYLIRSGLVLVAVFFALRLVNGYGDAPWHSGANPGETLMGIFSLTTIPPSLALCSLTLGVAFLLLAAFDSDPQDPNLVYLACFGAAPLFFYLLHLYILKVLYAGAVMLWGHNQGDVYGVDHPGRIWMMTLILTLLLLKPVQTFANFKASRPRSRWLKYF
- a CDS encoding NADPH-dependent FMN reductase, which gives rise to MSETLRVATLLGSLRKDSFNGMVARTLPQIAPAGMQVSALPSIRDIPLYDADLQQDEGVPAAVTALADQIRAADGVVIVTPEYNYSVPGGLKNAIDWLSRLPDQPLAGKPVLIQTSSMGAIGGARCQYHLRQILVFLDAMVMNKPEFMGGVIQNKVDTQRGVVVDQGTLDHLTGQLTAFAAYIQRVRD
- a CDS encoding 4'-phosphopantetheinyl transferase family protein — encoded protein: MATYFARGIINPNNLTSVRLPASVHQFARSLPEHRSTRYIASRALLAELMFMLYGTSKLPDIISDQHGRPCFADPSLPDFSISYAGNIVGIALTPSGRCGLDIAIQRPSRRLAHQPDATSNPFSSSENTWINNQRDPQEARLQLETLRCSINKLTGCSASAGSDIRLFPGAGRLRASYVPGIEAVCDIEDVLVWAVSTTSLIDALTLWEFDNRHGWRNLPDVQARLRSPEGRIMRFSSMPTEKALAP